The Styela clava chromosome 13, kaStyClav1.hap1.2, whole genome shotgun sequence genome has a window encoding:
- the LOC120332308 gene encoding autophagy-related protein 9A-like produces MSNLETSYRRLDSTEEEDGEGDSPPDGQAFLVHVPDGNKARWHHIEDLDAFFTRVYQYHQNHGFGCMMLQQCFELFQFVFVVGFAAFLVRCVKYDVLFYDKPINETKVTLSDAVYTGHQCSKRIGENALLVIVLFIAAVFWGVRAVKVLYNFFRLTEIRAFYSTALRIKPADLDNITWHEVQRRLMMVQSDQQMCIHKQDLTELDIYNRILRFKNYMIAMVNKEVIPMKYRVPILGESVFLTQGLKFNIELILFWGPWSLFANNYNLKEEYKRRSNREELISRLGNQMWWAGFINLLLSPVIFVWQILYSFFSYAEILRREPGSFGARRWSMYSRLYLRHFNELSHEFQARLNRGYSPSTKYMDSFNSPVLTIVAKNTAFLVGSVLAVLLVLTVWDEDVLRVEHVLTTITLCTIIVTICRSFIPKENAVSCPEQLMKKVLSQIHYVPSSWHGRAHTNEVRNQFAQLFQYRAVYILEEVLSPLITPFLLMFPMRNRAPRMIDFFRNFTVDIAGVGDVCSFAQMDVRRHGDPKWQVTDEPEAPTQPAFIAEGGKIELSLMHFAVTNPKWRPPQQENKFLNDLKTQAHRDALLLSRNDAVQNPLLTSLQSLGSIGLPQASFLHHPGISMMSTLSPQQPTVAMQQQHSTIQESIPPESLTYEESMMTSSFPRQQQTTTESRKQPRKPRLVGGSQHEGSMEESGLGLITSVINGQQGLPVNTTDMQQSTRPSQHAVFGSMIGGDIGGGSVFSQSRGFELTEQSMVELAPVEMGISALYMHELYHNKMVQADRTANWESVADNLRSGSYHSDNSNAGPSSGQYNTPSGQYGASSVDPSRPLLQINQENSRPRTGSQNYNTLNAFGGNQTQQTHFGGYQDPQKSDSTHNHHQQPFMAMGHGNTVPVRTSYSDTAVTHGSQGQRTTGSVLQEVGATENIDLDSDSDEAPQEFHLPVEQDSPRLGDLPSLGAPPNYEDNGNMENSGGYQPPQA; encoded by the exons ATGTCGAATTTAGAAACTAGTTATCGACGTTTGGATTCAACTGAAGAGGAAGATGGGGAGGGGGATTCCCCTCCTGATGGACAAGCATTTTTGGTTCATGTTCCTGATGGAAATAAAG CTCGTTGGCACCACATAGAAGACTTAGACGCATTCTTCACAAGGGTATATCAGTATCATCAAAATCATGGATTTGGATGTATGATGCTGCAACAGTGCTTTGAATTATT TCAATTTGTCTTTGTAGTCGGATTCGCAGCATTTCTAGTTCGATGTGTGAAATATGATGTTTTATTCTATGATAAACCTATAAACGAGACTAAAGTTACACTCAGTGATGCTGTTTATACCGGGCACCAGTGCTCTAAAAG GATTGGGGAGAATGCCCTTCTTGTAATTGTTCTTTTCATAGCTGCTGTATTCTGGGGAGTTCGAGCTGTCAAAGTTTTGTACAATTTCTTCAGATTAACTGAGATTAGAGCTTTCTACTCTACAGCGTTGCGTATAAAACCG GCAGATCTAGACAACATAACATGGCATGAAGTTCAACGCAGACTCATGATGGTGCAGTCAGACCAACAAATGTGTATCCATAAGCAGGATTTGACTGaacttgatatatataatag aATTCTCAGATTCAAGAATTACATGATAGCCATGGTGAACAAGGAAGTGATACCGATGAAATATCGTGTCCCGATTCTAGGAGAATCTGTGTTCCTGACCCAAGGACTGAAGTTCAACATTGAACTTATCCTATTCTGGGGACCGTGGTCTCTCTTTgcaaataattataatttaaaa gAAGAATACAAACGCAGATCAAATCGAGAAGAACTTATAAGTCGTCTTGGTAACCAGATGTGGTGGGCTGGCTTCATTAATCTCTTGCTTTCTCCTGTTATCTTCGTGTGGCAGATTTTATACTCTTTCTTCAGTTACGCTGAAATTTTACGAAGGGAACCTGGAAGCTTTGGCGCCAGACGGTGGTCAATGTATTCAAGATTATATCTGAG gcATTTCAATGAGTTATCTCATGAATTCCAAGCCAGGTTGAACAGAGGATACAGTCCTTCAACAAAATATATGGATTCCTTCAATTCACCTGTGTTGACAATTGTTGCAAA AAACACTGCTTTCTTAGTTGGGTCTGTACTTGCCGTTCTTCTAGTCTTGACAGTCTGGGACGAAGATGTTCTCAGG GTGGAACATGTTCTGACAACGATAACTCTTTGCACCATTATCGTTACAATCTGCCGATCTTTTATCCCTAAAGAG AACGCAGTTTCATGCCCAGAACAGCTGATGAAAAAAGTTTTATCTCAAATACATTACGTGCCAAGCTCATGGCATGGTAGAGCTCATACCAACGAAGTCAGAAATCAGTTTGCACAACTGTTTCAATACAGAGCG GTCTACATACTTGAAGAAGTCCTTTCTCCTTTGATAACTCCATTCTTACTAATGTTTCCCATGCGGAATCGAGCACCACGGATGATTGATTTCTTCCGTAATTTCACGGTTGACATAGCAGGAGTCGGCGATGTCTGCTCCTTTGCTCAGATGGATGTGAGAAGGCATGGAGATCCAAAG TGGCAAGTAACTGATGAACCAGAGGCTCCAACTCAGCCAGCTTTTATAGCAGAGGGTGGAAAGATAGAACTGTCTCTCATGCATTTTGCTGTCACTAATCCAAAATGGAGACCACCACAACAAGAGAATAAATTTCTCAATGATTTGAAG ACACAAGCTCATAGAGATGCTCTATTACTCAGTAGAAATGATGCTGTGCAGAATCCATTGCTAACTTCACTACAATCACTGGGATCCATCGGTCTGCCG CAAGCCAGTTTTCTCCATCACCCGGGCATAAGTATGATGAGTACCTTGTCACCACAACAACCTACTGTAGCAATGCAACAACAACATTCTACAATACAAGAAT CTATTCCACCAGAAAGCTTGACATATGAGGAGTCCATGATGACATCATCATTTCCACGGCAACAACAAACAACAACAGAAAGTCGAAAACAACCAAGAAAACCTCGTCTGGTAGGAGGGTCACAACATGAAGGAAGTATGGAAGAGAGTGGATTAGGATTAATAACAAGTGTTATAAATGGCCAGCAAG GCCTTCCTGTCAACACCACTGATATGCAGCAATCAACACGCCCTTCACAGCATGCAGTATTTGGCAGTATGATTGGTGGAGATATTGGAGGCGGGTCAGTTTTCAGCCAATCACGAGGATTTGAACTAACAGAACAATCAATGGTCGAATTAGCTCCGGTTGAAATGGGAATAAGTGCTTTATATATGCATGAG ctTTACCATAATAAAATGGTCCAAGCAGACAGAACGGCAAACTGGGAATCTGTGGCTGACAATTTGCGATCTGGGAGTTACCATAGCGATAACAGCAATGCAGGGCCATCTAGTGGACAATACAACACTCCTAGTGGACAATATGGTGCTTCTAGTGTCGACCCAAGTCGGCCATTATTGCAAATAAATCAAGAAAATTCTCGGCCTCGAACTGGGAGTCAAAATTATAACACTTTGAACGCTTTTGGGGGTAACCAGACCCAACAAACTCATTTTGGGGGGTACCAGGACCCTCAAAAAAGTGACTCCACGCATAATCACCACCAGCAACCTTTTATGGCAATGGGTCATGGTAATACTGTACCTGTGAGGACTTCTTATTCTGACACTGCAGTGACCCATGGGTCACAAGGTCAAAGGACAACGGGAAGTGTACTTCAGGAAGTCGGTGCAACTGAAAATATTGACCTGGACTCTGATAGTGACGAAGCTCCACAAGAATTTCATTTGCCAGTTGAACAG GATTCTCCTCGGCTAGGAGATTTGCCATCTCTTGGTGCTCCACCTAATTATGAAGACAACGGAAATATGGAAAACAGTGGGGGTTACCAACCCCCTCAGGCCTGA
- the LOC120332316 gene encoding E3 ubiquitin-protein ligase RNF13-like, which yields MRFHNYFNISVLILWIIMVGFDSTNATIYAFDQFNETDQFADMEAGFGPSIEDGGMIGLLVRGEPYDGCNPMKSPPFRPSDNPDNISISCYALITRGGCDFGIKVYNAQRAGFQAAIVHNTNSDTLVRMSSGFPSITNELTIPAVFVGISSARRMNTTYLYDKPGTPYVQIYEGSFNPLDYYLVPFIVVIGICFVSLLCFMLVKCVRDRRRTRRSRLSLQRLKKLPVKKFDKGDEYDVCAICLEDYEEGDVLRILPCKHAYHCKCVDPWLTSNRRVCPLCKRRVLSDDESDSSSDESNDTSDDEQTPLVRSSIASSPNSPRFATGYGSRNPITRRPRNHSFSSDTSTDITEVAPVLTHGSHWKGSMPDSSDTEVPQSSRGYERQQLVTTHQEPDRDVTMGLMNPAMEPDDLLTSAEAMMTGPRVSESSIAVLSDIEQYGSSLGSSSYCSQDFHSLNESVTISRSSITTATNIDSAHHHEENDETASTSGNSTDQDDIIVIAKGSKVPTTFDDNSEV from the coding sequence ATGAGGTTtcataattatttcaatatttctgtCTTGATATTATGGATTATCATGGTTGGATTTGACAGTACAAATGCAACCATATACGCTTTCGACCAATTCAATGAGACTGACCAGTTTGCTGATATGGAGGCCGGATTTGGTCCGAGTATTGAAGATGGGGGTATGATCGGTTTACTTGTAAGAGGAGAACCATATGACGGATGTAACCCAATGAAATCACCCCCGTTTAGACCCAGTGACAATCCGGATAATATAAGTATATCTTGCTATGCTTTAATAACTCGTGGAGGTTGTGATTTTGGAATTAAAGTATATAACGCacaaagagctggattccaagCCGCTATAGTACATAACACTAATTCTGATACTCTAGTAAGAATGAGCAGTGGGTTTCCCTCTATTACAAACGAGCTTACAATACCTGCAGTCTTTGTCGGAATAAGTTCAGCTCGGAGAATGAACACGACATATCTTTATGATAAACCTGGAACACCATATGTGCAAATTTACGAAGGTTCTTTTAATCCGTTAGACTATTATCTTGTCCCATTTATTGTCGTTATTGGGATTTGCTTTGTATCGCTTTTATGTTTCATGCTTGTTAAATGTGTAAGAGATAGACGCAGAACACGGCGTAGCAGGTTATCGTTACAGCGTTTGAAGAAATTACCAGTCAAGAAATTTGACAAAGGAGATGAATATGATGTATGCGCTATATGCCTCGAAGATTATGAAGAAGGTGATGTTTTGAGGATTCTACCTTGTAAGCATGCGTATCATTGTAAATGTGTAGACCCCTGGTTAACAAGCAATAGGCGAGTTTGTCCGTTATGTAAACGTCGTGTCCTCAGCGACGATGAAAGTGATTCCTCATCGGATGAATCAAACGATACGAGCGACGATGAACAGACTCCTTTAGTTCGTTCTTCTATTGCTTCATCCCCAAATTCACCAAGATTTGCGACTGGTTACGGCTCCCGAAATCCGATCACTAGGAGGCCTCGTAACCACAGCTTTTCATCTGATACTAGCACAGATATCACTGAGGTTGCTCCTGTGTTAACCCATGGTTCCCACTGGAAAGGTTCAATGCCCGATTCTAGTGATACTGAAGTTCCACAGTCGTCAAGGGGTTATGAACGTCAGCAACTTGTAACGACACATCAAGAACCTGATCGTGATGTCACAATGGGTCTTATGAATCCAGCAATGGAACCCGACGATTTACTGACTTCCGCAGAAGCAATGATGACAGGTCCGAGAGTTTCCGAATCCTCTATTGCAGTTCTATCCGACATAGAACAGTACGGTTCCTCGCTAGGGTCTAGTTCATATTGTTCACAAGATTTCCATAGTCTCAATGAATCTGTTACTATTTCACGATCTTCTATCACCACCGCTACAAATATTGACTCCGCCCACCACCACGAAGAAAATGATGAAACTGCTTCAACATCTGGCAACAGTACTGATCAGGATGACATCATTGTTATCGCGAAGGGTTCAAAGGTTCCAACTACATTTGATGACAATAGTGAAGTCTGA